The following nucleotide sequence is from Rhizoctonia solani chromosome 15, complete sequence.
ACAGCAATAAACCTTGCTATGCTACATGTGCGTGCTGCCAGTTCTGATAACCCACCCGAAGCGAATGGAGTAACTTGTCAATTATCGCATTGTGTGTCGTAGGCGACTCGAATGGTCTCTCCAAACTCCATCCAGTCAGGCACCGTGCGCATAATGGTCAACTCGAACGGTGTTCATGTTCTAACCCTGGCTTTAGAGTGACCGATCGTTCACGGTTTCCAAATGGCTAAACTCCCGCACCAATGATCCGTGGGGGAAGTCATGTTCCCCAGTCCTTCAATCATTATCTAACGCTCAAATGTCTTGGGTTTTTCTAATCCTGCAATGGCGCCCTACGGATATCCATTCTAGCCAAAGTTTTGGCTTCGAATTTACCTTGTTACCCCTTTACACTCCACAATATCCTAGATATTTAAAGGTGCCTGAAATTCCCGGCTCGTCTTCATCCACAACTTACCATGGCCTCTACTCCCTCCATGTCAAAGGAGAAACTATCGAGCACTCCTCAGCATGGAAGAACCGAGGACCAGCGCCAAGTTCTCAAAGTCGGCGGGACTGCGCTTCTCGCACTTAGCTTCCAGACATTAGGCAAGCACTTGTTGCGTTTCCTTTTGGGTGTCCTCTCACCATCTTTCTAGGTATCATTTACTCTGATATTGGTACTTCTCCCCTCTACGTATTGAATGGCATATGGCCATCCTCTGGTCCTCTCCCGAGTCAGGAGGATATCATTGGTGGCATTAGCGCTATAATATGGTCTCTGACGCTCCTCCCGATGCTGAAATACGTGAGTACATAGCCATTTGGTCTCTGGCCGGTTTCTGTCACCGATGGGCTATAGGTGCTAACTTGGTTCTCTTGCCCTCCTTAGGTTGGCTTCGCGTTATCGTTTGGTACCAAGGAAGGAGAAGGTGGCACATTCGCTCTCTACCACGGACTATTTCCTCCAAATTTTGTCTCTGACGAGGAGGATCGCTCATTGACCCACGACAGCAATTACAAATCTAAAAGCAGCGCTCCCGGTACACCAAGCACCTTTTCAACTGACAGGCTAGGAAAGAGCAGCTGGCTTCGCTGGGCTTTGCTTCCATGGGTTCGTTATTTGAGAAATTAGTTAACGTTATCTGACTCGGATCGGATTTCAGACTTTGTTTGGCACCGCCCTCTGCCTAGCTGACGGAGTTTTCACCCCAGCCGTGTCGGTTACCTCTGCGGTTGGCGGAATTGCGGTCGCGAAGAGCGATGTCTCCTCCAAAGTGGTGCCTATTTCAATCGTGCGTGGGGCCTCGTAGGATAGCTATATGCCTACTGAACTATGTCTAGGCTTTCCTTATCATTCTTTTTCTCCCTCAGCGATTCGGTACGACCACTATTAGTCGTGTATTTGCTCCAGGTTAGGAAATTTCATCTCTACATCCTGGCGCTTCATGGATCACATTTAAATCCAGTCACTATGGGTTGGTTTCTGTTGCTGGGAATAACCGGTATAATGAACATTGTTCACTACCCCGGTGTATTCCGTGCATTCGATCCTAGCCGTGCTGTGCTTCGTGAGTGTGCACAAACGTGCCTATATAAATcaccactcttatatatggaaatAGTATTTGTGCGCACCAAGAACTACGATATGTTGGCTGGCGTGCTGCTAGCAGTGACTGGATGTGAGGCCTTGTTTGCAAAGTAGGTCACAAAGAATTCGATATGACGAAGATACCTCGCTAACGCCTTTTTATTGTAGTCTGGGACAATTTAACGCAACCTCTATTAGGGTGTGACCCAAGTATCGCTCTTAACCCGGTCCGATTACTGACCAAGCCCCATAGCTGTCTTTTATATTTGTTACTTATCCTGCGCTCGTGCTGGCGTATCTTGGACAAGGTGCCCGCCTCATCGCTGACGGAGAAGAGGTCTTCAGCAATGTTTTCTATAAGACCATTCCTGGCCCGACAGGAGGTCCCTTGTATTGGATCATGTTCCTGTTTGCCATTCTTGCTACGGTCAGCTCAATATTGACTTTCTTTTCAACCACGCTGCTTATTCACCCGTCACATTAGTTGATAGCATCTCAGGCGATGATCACTGCTGCATTCAGCTTGGTTAGTACCCGCATATACTGGCTAGCGCTCATATAACAACTATTCCGAATTGAAATCTAGACTCAGCAACTTATCAATCTTCGCAGCTTCCCTCCTTTATTAATGAAGTACACATCCGAAACAATTCAGGGACAAGTCTATGTTCCTGCGGTCAACTGGGCTCGTAAGTGTGTATTTCTCTTTTACGGAATTGGTAATAACTTGTCATTTTCAAGTCGGGATTGGATGTATCATTGTCGTTGCGGCATTCAAGGACCTTGCTGCCTTAACGAATGCTTATGGGTGCGTGGTTCAGACATTACAATCAGCAATCATGGAGAACTAAAGCGATCATGACATCTCCAGATTTGCAGTGTCCACTGTCATGTTTATTACAACTACTTTGATCACTCTCCAAATCCCACTCGTTAAGCGCATTCCAGTTGTATTTGGAGTTGCGTTCCTTTTATTTTTCGGCTTTATTGATGGTCAGTTAGATTATTTTCATTCCACGACGCTTGGTTCACTGAATGTCTTGCGAACAGGTCTTTTCTGGGGAGCGTCTCTAAAAAAGATTCCCCATGGTGCCTGGGTCCCTCTCATGATTGGATGCGCACTGTATGCCAGCCATGATCAAAGTTTAAATTGTATGCTGACGATAACTTCGCAAGGATGGCAATAATGTGGTTCTGGACTTGGGCCAAAGGACTTGAGGATGAGTTCGACGGCGCCAATAGAC
It contains:
- a CDS encoding high affinity potassium transporter encodes the protein MASTPSMSKEKLSSTPQHGRTEDQRQVLKVGGTALLALSFQTLGKHLLRIIYSDIGTSPLYVLNGIWPSSGPLPSQEDIIGGISAIIWSLTLLPMLKYVGFALSFGTKEGEGGTFALYHGLFPPNFVSDEEDRSLTHDSNYKSKSSAPGTPSTFSTDRLGKSSWLRWALLPWTLFGTALCLADGVFTPAVSVTSAVGGIAVAKSDVSSKVVPISIAFLIILFLPQRFGTTTISRVFAPVTMGWFLLLGITGIMNIVHYPGVFRAFDPSRAVLLFVRTKNYDMLAGVLLAVTGCEALFANLGQFNATSIRLSFIFVTYPALVLAYLGQGARLIADGEEVFSNVFYKTIPGPTGGPLYWIMFLFAILATLIASQAMITAAFSLTQQLINLRSFPPLLMKYTSETIQGQVYVPAVNWALGIGCIIVVAAFKDLAALTNAYGFAVSTVMFITTTLITLQIPLVKRIPVVFGVAFLLFFGFIDGLFWGASLKKIPHGAWVPLMIGCALMAIMWFWTWAKGLEDEFDGANRRNLRHFIMIDSIGPDEKFSPAVISTYSQTNTVNEEITSADDQPAMEDDLENEKLGLYLLTDRQDRRLLPRVETAAVFHKLSAGKGVPHAFYAFLRQWPALPRVVIFLSVRIMPTARVPAEDRYVVTRVRSLPGFYGVTYFKGFRDDFQVNIDDVIEKLYVLELRAAGPGPAQALKTASKITTHIVPSYYVVSRPVGAGFLSPVVDWIRAMLVEGVYRRMSTMFPETANWLGSADEIIRVGVNAVI